In the genome of Oncorhynchus mykiss isolate Arlee chromosome 18, USDA_OmykA_1.1, whole genome shotgun sequence, one region contains:
- the LOC118941032 gene encoding T-box transcription factor TBX19-like yields MKVEGLAEGRAGGNPCPGPASQCCISRLLSVVESELQAGREKGDPTEKQLKVTLEEAELWRKFKEVTNEMIVTKSGRRMFPVLKVSVSGLDPNAMYSFLLDFQPADSHRWKYVNGEWVTAGKPEPAGNGCVYIHPDSPNFGAHWMKAPVSFSKVKLTNKLNGGGQIMLNSLHKYEPQLHIVRVGGSHRMVTNVSFSDTQFIAVTAYQNEEITALKIKYNPFAKAFLDAKERNHPNSPLESPFDSHMGIQHCGWFLSNPDSLCSGGGPSFPYSGGLPLAPPHGYKHYPPRPAPYPPSYLPHRTHPSVSLSEGLQVLSGGPDGWSSVSSPGPSSSALPMTTPSSPPSTNSSSQYPCLWTVGRTDGSPASSPCAQLHGPINSESHPQPPNHVRLGGPGWPPVSSHSF; encoded by the exons ATGAAGGTTGAGGGTTTAGCTGAAGGCAGGGCTGGGGGTAACCCCTGCCCTGGTCCTGCCAGCCAGTGCTGTATCTCGCGACTGCTAAGCGTGGTGGAGAGCGAGTTGCAAGCGGGGCGCGAGAAGGGGGACCCCACCGAGAAGCAGCTGAAGGTGACGCTCGAGGAAGCGGAACTGTGGCGGAAGTTTAAGGAAGTCACCAATGAGATGATAGTCACCAAGAGCGGCAG GAGGATGTTTCCGGTGCTGAAAGTGAGTGTATCGGGTCTGGACCCCAACGCCATGTACTCCTTCCTGCTGGACTTCCAGCCAGCTGACAGCCACCGCTGGAAGTACGTTAACGGGGAGTGGGTTACAGCCGGTAAACCGGAGCCTGCCGGTAATGGTTGTGTGTACATCCATCCCGACTCACCCAACTTCGGAGCCCACTGGATGAAGGCACCTGTCTCCTTCAGCAAGGTCAAACTCACCAACAAGCTCAACGGAGGTGGACAG atCATGTTGAACTCTCTCCATAAGTATGAACCTCAGCTCCACATTGTGAGAGTGGGCGGAAGCCACCGAATGGTCACTAACGTCTCTTTCAGCGACACACAGTTCATCGCTGTCACTGCCTACCAGAATGAAGAG ATCACCGCTCTGAAGATCAAATACAACCCGTTCGCTAAGGCTTTCCTGGATGCCAAAGAGAG GAACCACCCGAACAGTCCATTGGAGTCCCCATTTGACAGCCATATGGGAATTCAACACT GTGGCTGGTTTCTGTCTAACCCAGACTCGCTGTGTTCAGGTGGGGGTCCTAGCTTCCCCTATAGCGGGGGTCTGCCTCTCGCCCCCCCTCATGGGTACAAGCACTACCCCCCCAGGCCAGCTCCCTACCCCCCCTCCTACCTGCCGCACCGCACGCACCCTTCTG tctctctgtctgagggGCTACAGGTGTTGTCTGGGGGTCCTGATGGCTGGTCTAGTGTCTCCTCCCCCGGcccctcctcctcagccctaCCCATGACCACACCCTCCTCACCCCCGTCCACCAATAGCAGCAG TCAGTACCCTTGTTTGTGGACGGTCGGGCGTACAGACGGGAGTCCTGCCTCTTCTCCCTGCGCCCAGCTTCATGGACCAATCAACAGCGAGAGCCACCCACAGCCACCCAATCACGTCCGGCTGGGCGGGCCCGGTTGGCCACCTGTCTCCAGCCATTCCTTCTAA
- the LOC118941062 gene encoding proline-rich extensin-like protein EPR1: MYFSLSFKFIVIITHSITLLPLYSSPHSITVTPLFIPPLRYSVTPLFIPTPLLLPLYSSPHSITLLPHSPPHSVTVTPLFIPPTPLLLPLYSSPHSITLLPLFTPPTPLLLPLYSSPHSVTLLPLFTPPTPLLLPLYSSPHSVTVTPLFIPPLRYSVTPIHPPTPLLLPLYSSPHSVTLLPLFIPPLRYSVTPIHPPTPLLCYPSNHPPFRYSVTPIHPPTPLLGYLYIHPPTPLLLYSSPHSVTPLFIPPLCYGYSSIHPPTPLLLYSSPHSVTPLFIPPLHYSSIHPPTPLLLYSSPHSITPLFIPLLRYSSIHPPTPLLLYSSPHSVTPLFIPLLGYSSIYPPTPLLGYSSIHPPTPLLLYSSPYSVTPLFIPPLGYSSIHPPTPLLLYLSPHSVTRLLLYSSPHSITPLFIPPLHYSSIHPPTPLLLYSSPHSVTPLFIPPLRYSSIHPPTRLLLYLSPHSVTPLLLYSSPYSVTPLFIPPLRYSVTPLFIPPLHYSSIHPPTRLLLYLSPHSVTPLLLYSSPYSVTLLCPPLCHLSIRPFFIGLPILLLSTQINPQKHIVFVDSILYPSPLYQSSPLSQSSPLSQPSVPIQPSVPALPQPSPLFQPSVPALPQSSPLSQPCLNPAVPQPSPLSQPSVPALPQPSPAPTQPIVPALPQPSRASTQPSVPAPPQPSPLSQHCLNTTL, from the exons atgtatttctctctctcgtttaaGTTCATTG TGATCATCACCCACTCCATTACTCTATTACCCCTCTATTCATCCCCCCACTCCATTACTGTTACCCCTCTATTCATCCCCCCACTCCGTTACTCTGTTACCCCTCTATTCATCCCCACTCCATTACTGTTACCCCTCTATTCATCCCCCCACTCCATTACTCTGTTACCCCATTCACCCCCCCACTCCGTTACTGTTACCCCTCTATTCATCCCCCCCACTCCGTTACTGTTACCCCTCTATTCATCCCCCCACTCCATTACTCTGTTACCCCTATTCACCCCCCCCACTCCGTTACTGTTACCCCTCTATTCATCCCCCCACTCCGTTACTCTGTTACCCCTATTCACCCCCCCCACTCCGTTACTGTTACCCCTCTATTCATCCCCCCACTCCGTTACTGTTACCCCTCTATTCATCCCCCCACTCCGTTACTCTGTTACCCCTATTCATCCCCCCACTCCGTTACTGTTACCCCTCTATTCATCCCCCCACTCCGTTACTCTGTTACCCCTATTCATCCCCCCACTCCGTTACTCTGTTACCCCTATTCATCCCCCCACTCCGTTACTCTGTTACCCCTCTAATCATCCCCCATTCCGTTACTCTGTTACCCCTATTCATCCCCCCACTCCGTTACTCGGTTATCTCTATATTCATCCCCCCACTCCATTACTCCTCTATTCATCCCCCCACTCCGTTACTCCTCTATTCATCCCCCCACTCTGTTACGGTTACTCCTCTATTCATCCCCCCACTCCGTTACTCCTCTATTCATCCCCCCACTCCGTTACTCCTCTATTCATCCCCCCACTCCATTACTCCTCTATTCATCCCCCCACTCCATTACTCCTCTATTCATCCCCCCACTCCATTACTCCTCTATTCATCCCCCTACTCCGTTACTCCTCTATTCATCCCCCCACTCCGTTACTCCTCTATTCATCCCCCCACTCCGTTACTCCTCTATTCATCCCCCTACTCGGTTACTCCTCTATTTATCCCCCCACTCCATTACTCGGTTACTCCTCTATTCATCCCCCCACTCCGTTACTCCTCTATTCATCCCCCTACTCGGTTACTCCTCTATTTATCCCCCCACTCGGTTACTCCTCTATTCATCCCCCCACTCCGTTACTCCTCTATTTATCCCCCCACTCCGTTACTCGGTTACTCCTCTATTCATCCCCCCACTCCATTACTCCTCTATTCATCCCCCCACTCCATTACTCCTCTATTCATCCCCCTACTCCGTTACTCCTCTATTCATCCCCCCACTCCGTTACTCCTCTATTCATCCCCCCACTCCGTTACTCCTCTATTCATCCCCCTACTCGGTTACTCCTCTATTTATCCCCCCACTCCGTTACTCCGTTACTCCTCTATTCATCCCCCTACTCGGTTACTCCTCTATTTATCCCCCCACTCCGTTACTCGGTTACTCCTCTATTTATCCCCCCACTCCATTACTCCTCTATTCATCCCCCTACTCGGTTACTCCTCTATTTATCCCCCCACTCCGTTACTCCGTTACTCCTCTATTCATCCCCCTACTCCGTTACCCTTCTTTGTCCACCTCTCTGCCACCTTTCTATTCGCCCTTTCTTCATTGGTCTCCccattctccttctctctacccaaATTAATCCACAAAAACATATTGTTTTTGTGGATTCAATTCTATATCCCAGCCCTCTGTACCAATCCAGCCCTCTGTCCCAATCCAGCCCTCTGTCCCAGCCCTCTGTCCCAATCCAGCCCTCTGTCCCAGCCCTGCCTCAACCCAGTCCTCTGTTCCAGCCCTCTGTCCCAGCCCTGCCCCAATCCAGCCCTCTGTCCCAGCCCTGCCTCAACCCAGCTGTGCCTCAACCTAGCCCTCTGTCCCAGCCCTCTGTCCCAGCCCTGCCTCAACCCAGCCCTGCCCCAACCCAGCCCATAGTCCCAGCCCTGCCTCAACCAAGCCGTGCCTCAACCCAGCCCTCTGTCCCAGCCCCGCCACAACCCAGCCCTCTGTCCCAGCACTGCCTCAATACAACCCTCTGA
- the LOC118936562 gene encoding gastrula zinc finger protein XlCGF8.2DB-like produces the protein MADIERDNQHTDILQVQIKQEDGEEPHDTEDRLKSSNTGEQKPCHICPDCGKSYTRSDNLKTHQKIHMTERPYLCSECGKGFTRTDHLKSHLKTHERKKKKLKHPCTDCVKGFVHLEQLEKHLEKNHLTHKEKKPHGCPRCDESFSDLEELTTHLPVHTEELALYCSDCGKRFLHKGKFERHQRVHSGQMPYICTHCGEGFTQAHSLKHHQRIHTGEKPYLCNECGESFRHDATYRRHKRKHELPLSEKKAYPCSVCGKTFTRSDGVMRHLRRFHYGERALQCSCCDKRFFQQDTLTTHMRIHTGEKPYSCSDCGRSFSQDGDRKKHQKRHHTGEGTSPLTLHVDGTGTRTHTL, from the coding sequence ATGGCTGATATTGAGAGGGACAATCAACACACAGATATACTGCAGGTGCAAATAAAACAGGAGGACGGAGAAGAGCCTCACGATACAGAGGACCGTCTCAAGAGTTCTAATACCGGAGAACAGAAGCCTTGTCACATCTGCCCTGATTGTGGTAAAAGTTATACCCGTTCGGATAATCTTAAAACACACCAGAAAATTCATATGACAGAGAGGCCGTACCTCTGCTCTGAGTGTGGTAAAGGTTTTACCCGCACAGATCATCTGAAATCACACCTGAAAACACAtgaaagaaagaagaagaaacttaAACACCCCTGTACTGATTGTGTGAAAGGCTTTGTCCATTTGGAGCAGCTTGAAAAACATCTGGAAAAAAATCACCTTACACACAAGGAAAAGAAACCTCACGGCTGTCCAAGGTGTGATGAGAGCTTTTCTGACCTGGAAGAACTAACAACACACTTGCCAGTACATACTGAAGAGCTGGCCCTCTACTGCTCTGACTGCGGTAAGCGGTTCTTACACAAAGGAAAATTTGAAAGAcaccagagagtacacagtggacAAATGCCATACATATGCACCCACTGTGGGGAGGGTTTTACACAGGCACATAGTTTGAAACATCACCAgcgaatacacactggagagaaaccctacCTCTGCAACGAGTGTGGGGAGAGTTTCAGACACGATGCAACGTACAGGAGACACAAGCGCAAACACGAGCTACCACTCTCTGAAAAGAAAGCCTATCCTTGCTCAGTATGTGGGAAGACTTTTACCCGCTCCGATGGAGTGATGAGGCATTTGAGGAGGTTCCATTACGGAGAGCGAGCTCTCCAGTGCTCCTGCtgcgacaaacgtttctttcaacAGGACACACTAACCACACACATGagaattcacactggagagaaaccgtacagttgctctgactgtgggagaaGTTTCTCACAAGATGGCGACCGAAAGAAACACCAGAAGAGGCACCACACTGGAGAGGGCACTTCACCTCTGACCCTCCATGTGGACGGCACagggacgcgcacacacacactataa
- the LOC110527239 gene encoding IQ calmodulin-binding motif-containing protein 1-like isoform X1 yields the protein MSLARKDTDAGLRALVASTNIKPEQKVPQVLSKLQEILNRKSVQDDRELGAFKNSLFSHGILQYCAGDALKLNYAKVEGGYATATQLAEILSSCCVGVDMGGDTEAFHRRLLPSVTDSLLSLASRLMNRALAGNGQPEMFRFFKKVMGSVCWLLKAHGHLATQVLQSDHYERMLMSEEERVGTVCVSLWHQLLTANSELVAGLGKGPLSVILDDVVYRMAHTSNPVVGGAAIRTLLLVARQQESALQLIIHRFKGLEGMIGREWRGRGFDEEVDQLIKLLHREVPKPADHTETWPEECVRAACIIQAAWRSYQTRRRVKSLPRAVRSLQRSFRERRRRRAQQAQAVCWEKELRLQLCVRRQRARREFHQKQLQLLQLLPPGQVQQYLGEVERQAAIQIQRVWRGHRERRNFQQRRNTHTQHRAAVVLQRAVLRFLKRRRAEKAPPSFSPWIGPRGLTDSRRAELKREVEEHIALHPSSVVSLEGSRELHAQTQALLLQHLQGREAELREHTHTHALLAQINTDLELLLNAPSLSVATVTDCDVFRSRSAPVAARARQSHNALLQSGRLPWWKMLGDGDITCPESESAHKDHRLEAEFNCLYLGGS from the exons ATGAGTCTCGCTAGAAAGGACACAGACGCCGGGCTAAGGGCACTGGTCGCGAGCACAAACATTAAGCCGGAGCAGAAGGTTCCACAAGTTCTCTCAAAATTACAAG AAATTCTGAATAGGAAATCTGTCCAAGACGATAGAGAGTTGGGTGCGTTCAAAAACTCCTTGTTCAGCCATGGCATACTTCAATACTGCGCAGGAGACGCCCTCAAACTGAACTATGCCAAAGTTGAAGGAGGCTACGCAACTGCCACTCAGTTGGCAGAAATTCTCAG CTCCTGCTGTGTGGGTGTGGACATGGGCGGAGACACTGAGGCCTTCCATAGGCGGCTGCTCCCATCCGTCACAGACAGCCTGTTGTCATTGGCCAGTCGGCTGATGAACAGAGCTTTGGCG gggAATGGGCAGCCTGAGATGTTTCGTTTCTTCAAGAAAGTGATGGGCTCTGTGTGTTGGCTTCTGAAAGCCCATGGTCACCTGGCCACACAAG tCCTGCAGTCAGACCACTATGAGAGGATGTTAatgagtgaggaagagagagtgggaaccgtgtgtgtgtcactgtggcATCAGCTTCTGACAGCTAACAG TGAGTTAGTAGCAGGTTTGGGAAAAGGCCCCTTGTCTGTGATTCTGGATGACGTCGTGTACCGAATGGCTCACACATCCAACCCTGTTGTGGGAGGGGCAGCAATTAGGACGCTCCTCCTGGTTGCCCGGCAACAAGAATCCGCCCTGCAGCTTATCATCCATAGGTTCAAAG GGTTGGAGGGCATGATTGGTCGAGAATGGAGGGGGCGGGGCTTCGATGAGGAAGTGGACCAACTGATAAAGCTGCTGCACAGAGAAGTCCCCAAACCAGCTGATCACACAGAG ACGTGGCCAGAGGAGTGTGTGAGAGCGGCGTGTATCATCCAGGCAGCGTGGAGATCCTATCAGAccaggaggagagtgaagagtctGCCCAGAGCTGTCAGATCACTGCAGAGGagcttcag ggagcgGCGGCGGAGGAGAGCGCAGCAGGCTCAGGCTGTGTGCTGGGAGAAGGAGCTGAGACTACAGCTGtgtgtcaggagacagagagccagGAGAGAGTTCCATCAGAAACAACTACAGCTACTGCAGCTATTgcccccag gtcaggTGCAGCAGTACCTCGGGGAGGTCGAGAGGCAGGCTGCAATACAGATCCAGAGGGTTTGGCGAGGCCACCGAGAGCGACGAAACTTCCAGCaacggagaaacacacacacacagcacagagctgCTGTTGTCCTGCAGAGAGca GTCCTTCGCTTTCTGAAGAGGCGGAGAGCTGAGAAAgcccctccttccttctcccctTGGATTGGTCCTCGGGGTTTGACTGACAGTCGGAGGGCGGAGctgaagagagaggtggaggaacatattgccctGCACCCG tCCTCTGTGGTGTCGCTAGAGGGCAGTAGGGAGCTCCATGCTCAGACCCAAGCCTTGCTGCTCCAGCATCTacaggggagagaggcagagctgagagaacacactcacacacacgcccTGCTGGCACAGATCAACACCGACCTGGAACTACTGCTGA ATGCCCCCTCACTCAGTGTCGCCACAGTAACCGACTGTGACGTGTTCAGGAGTCGCTCTGCCCCCGTAGCTGCCCGCGCCCGGCAATCCCACAATGCCTTGCTCCAGTCCGGTCGCCTGCCTTGGTGGAAGATGCTGGGAGATGGTGACATCACCTGTCCAGAATCAGAATCCGCCCACAAAGACCACCGGCTGGAGGCAGAGTTTAACTGTCTGTATTTAGGAGGAAGCTGA
- the LOC110512633 gene encoding vesicle transport protein SFT2B-like has product MDKLKKVLSGQDGNNDDGDILQAANQASTLGWGTRMKGFIACFVLGVLCSILGTCLLWIPRVGLILFAVLYTLGNVASLCSTMFLMGPLNQLKRMCAKERALATAIMLTCLVLTMCSAFWWKNNGLALLFCILQFLAFAWYGLSYIPFARDAVIKAFSVCLK; this is encoded by the exons ATGGACAAACTAAAGAAAGTTTTGAGTGGCCAAGATGGCAACAATGATGACGGCGACATATTGCAA GCGGCGAACCAAGCCTCCACCCTGGGCTGGGGCACGCGCATGAAGGGCTTTATCGCATGTTTCGTGCTCGGGGTCTTGTGTTCCATTCTG GGGACATGCTTGCTGTGGATTCCAAGGGTCGGTCTGATTCTGTTTGCCGTGCTGTACACACTTGGCAATGTTGCCTCTCTGTGCAG CACTATGTTCCTGATGGGACCCCTTAATCAGCTGAAGAGGATGTGTGCCAAAGAAAGAGCACTGGCCACAGCTATCATGCTG ACCTGTCTGGTGCTAACTATGTGTTCTGCTTTCTGG tggaaGAATAATGGTCTAGCCTTACTCTTCTGTATTCTACAGTTTCTGGCCTTCGCTTG GTATGGCCTGTCCTACATTCCATTCGCAAG GGATGCCGTGATAAaggccttctctgtctgtctgaagtga
- the LOC110527239 gene encoding IQ calmodulin-binding motif-containing protein 1-like isoform X2 yields MSLARKDTDAGLRALVASTNIKPEQKVPQVLSKLQEILNRKSVQDDRELGAFKNSLFSHGILQYCAGDALKLNYAKVEGGYATATQLAEILSSCCVGVDMGGDTEAFHRRLLPSVTDSLLSLASRLMNRALAGNGQPEMFRFFKKVMGSVCWLLKAHGHLATQVLQSDHYERMLMSEEERVGTVCVSLWHQLLTANSELVAGLGKGPLSVILDDVVYRMAHTSNPVVGGAAIRTLLLVARQQESALQLIIHRFKGLEGMIGREWRGRGFDEEVDQLIKLLHREVPKPADHTETWPEECVRAACIIQAAWRSYQTRRRVKSLPRAVRSLQRSFRERRRRRAQQAQAVCWEKELRLQLCVRRQRARREFHQKQLQLLQLLPPGQVQQYLGEVERQAAIQIQRVWRGHRERRNFQQRRNTHTQHRAAVVLQRAVLRFLKRRRAEKAPPSFSPWIGPRGLTDSRRAELKREVEEHIALHPSSVVSLEGSRELHAQTQALLLQHLQGREAELREHTHTHALLAQINTDLELLLNAPSLSVATVTDCDVFRSRSAPVAARARQSHNALLQSGRLPWWKMLGDGDITCPESESAHKDHRLEAEFNCLYLGGS; encoded by the exons ATGAGTCTCGCTAGAAAGGACACAGACGCCGGGCTAAGGGCACTGGTCGCGAGCACAAACATTAAGCCGGAGCAGAAGGTTCCACAAGTTCTCTCAAAATTACAAG AAATTCTGAATAGGAAATCTGTCCAAGACGATAGAGAGTTGGGTGCGTTCAAAAACTCCTTGTTCAGCCATGGCATACTTCAATACTGCGCAGGAGACGCCCTCAAACTGAACTATGCCAAAGTTGAAGGAGGCTACGCAACTGCCACTCAGTTGGCAGAAATTCTCAG CTCCTGCTGTGTGGGTGTGGACATGGGCGGAGACACTGAGGCCTTCCATAGGCGGCTGCTCCCATCCGTCACAGACAGCCTGTTGTCATTGGCCAGTCGGCTGATGAACAGAGCTTTGGCG gggAATGGGCAGCCTGAGATGTTTCGTTTCTTCAAGAAAGTGATGGGCTCTGTGTGTTGGCTTCTGAAAGCCCATGGTCACCTGGCCACACAAG tCCTGCAGTCAGACCACTATGAGAGGATGTTAatgagtgaggaagagagagtgggaaccgtgtgtgtgtcactgtggcATCAGCTTCTGACAGCTAACAG TGAGTTAGTAGCAGGTTTGGGAAAAGGCCCCTTGTCTGTGATTCTGGATGACGTCGTGTACCGAATGGCTCACACATCCAACCCTGTTGTGGGAGGGGCAGCAATTAGGACGCTCCTCCTGGTTGCCCGGCAACAAGAATCCGCCCTGCAGCTTATCATCCATAGGTTCAAAG GGTTGGAGGGCATGATTGGTCGAGAATGGAGGGGGCGGGGCTTCGATGAGGAAGTGGACCAACTGATAAAGCTGCTGCACAGAGAAGTCCCCAAACCAGCTGATCACACAGAG ACGTGGCCAGAGGAGTGTGTGAGAGCGGCGTGTATCATCCAGGCAGCGTGGAGATCCTATCAGAccaggaggagagtgaagagtctGCCCAGAGCTGTCAGATCACTGCAGAGGagcttcag ggagcgGCGGCGGAGGAGAGCGCAGCAGGCTCAGGCTGTGTGCTGGGAGAAGGAGCTGAGACTACAGCTGtgtgtcaggagacagagagccagGAGAGAGTTCCATCAGAAACAACTACAGCTACTGCAGCTATTgcccccag gtcaggTGCAGCAGTACCTCGGGGAGGTCGAGAGGCAGGCTGCAATACAGATCCAGAGGGTTTGGCGAGGCCACCGAGAGCGACGAAACTTCCAGCaacggaga aacacacacacacagcacagagctgCTGTTGTGCTGCAGAGAGca GTCCTTCGCTTTCTGAAGAGGCGGAGAGCTGAGAAAgcccctccttccttctcccctTGGATTGGTCCTCGGGGTTTGACTGACAGTCGGAGGGCGGAGctgaagagagaggtggaggaacatattgccctGCACCCG tCCTCTGTGGTGTCGCTAGAGGGCAGTAGGGAGCTCCATGCTCAGACCCAAGCCTTGCTGCTCCAGCATCTacaggggagagaggcagagctgagagaacacactcacacacacgcccTGCTGGCACAGATCAACACCGACCTGGAACTACTGCTGA ATGCCCCCTCACTCAGTGTCGCCACAGTAACCGACTGTGACGTGTTCAGGAGTCGCTCTGCCCCCGTAGCTGCCCGCGCCCGGCAATCCCACAATGCCTTGCTCCAGTCCGGTCGCCTGCCTTGGTGGAAGATGCTGGGAGATGGTGACATCACCTGTCCAGAATCAGAATCCGCCCACAAAGACCACCGGCTGGAGGCAGAGTTTAACTGTCTGTATTTAGGAGGAAGCTGA
- the LOC110527239 gene encoding IQ calmodulin-binding motif-containing protein 1-like isoform X3: MSLARKDTDAGLRALVASTNIKPEQKVPQVLSKLQEILNRKSVQDDRELGAFKNSLFSHGILQYCAGDALKLNYAKVEGGYATATQLAEILSSCCVGVDMGGDTEAFHRRLLPSVTDSLLSLASRLMNRALAGNGQPEMFRFFKKVMGSVCWLLKAHGHLATQVLQSDHYERMLMSEEERVGTVCVSLWHQLLTANSELVAGLGKGPLSVILDDVVYRMAHTSNPVVGGAAIRTLLLVARQQESALQLIIHRFKGLEGMIGREWRGRGFDEEVDQLIKLLHREVPKPADHTETWPEECVRAACIIQAAWRSYQTRRRVKSLPRAVRSLQRSFRERRRRRAQQAQAVCWEKELRLQLCVRRQRARREFHQKQLQLLQLLPPGQVQQYLGEVERQAAIQIQRVWRGHRERRNFQQRRNTHTQHRAAVVLQRAVLRFLKRRRAEKAPPSFSPWIGPRGLTDSRRAELKRESSVVSLEGSRELHAQTQALLLQHLQGREAELREHTHTHALLAQINTDLELLLNAPSLSVATVTDCDVFRSRSAPVAARARQSHNALLQSGRLPWWKMLGDGDITCPESESAHKDHRLEAEFNCLYLGGS; the protein is encoded by the exons ATGAGTCTCGCTAGAAAGGACACAGACGCCGGGCTAAGGGCACTGGTCGCGAGCACAAACATTAAGCCGGAGCAGAAGGTTCCACAAGTTCTCTCAAAATTACAAG AAATTCTGAATAGGAAATCTGTCCAAGACGATAGAGAGTTGGGTGCGTTCAAAAACTCCTTGTTCAGCCATGGCATACTTCAATACTGCGCAGGAGACGCCCTCAAACTGAACTATGCCAAAGTTGAAGGAGGCTACGCAACTGCCACTCAGTTGGCAGAAATTCTCAG CTCCTGCTGTGTGGGTGTGGACATGGGCGGAGACACTGAGGCCTTCCATAGGCGGCTGCTCCCATCCGTCACAGACAGCCTGTTGTCATTGGCCAGTCGGCTGATGAACAGAGCTTTGGCG gggAATGGGCAGCCTGAGATGTTTCGTTTCTTCAAGAAAGTGATGGGCTCTGTGTGTTGGCTTCTGAAAGCCCATGGTCACCTGGCCACACAAG tCCTGCAGTCAGACCACTATGAGAGGATGTTAatgagtgaggaagagagagtgggaaccgtgtgtgtgtcactgtggcATCAGCTTCTGACAGCTAACAG TGAGTTAGTAGCAGGTTTGGGAAAAGGCCCCTTGTCTGTGATTCTGGATGACGTCGTGTACCGAATGGCTCACACATCCAACCCTGTTGTGGGAGGGGCAGCAATTAGGACGCTCCTCCTGGTTGCCCGGCAACAAGAATCCGCCCTGCAGCTTATCATCCATAGGTTCAAAG GGTTGGAGGGCATGATTGGTCGAGAATGGAGGGGGCGGGGCTTCGATGAGGAAGTGGACCAACTGATAAAGCTGCTGCACAGAGAAGTCCCCAAACCAGCTGATCACACAGAG ACGTGGCCAGAGGAGTGTGTGAGAGCGGCGTGTATCATCCAGGCAGCGTGGAGATCCTATCAGAccaggaggagagtgaagagtctGCCCAGAGCTGTCAGATCACTGCAGAGGagcttcag ggagcgGCGGCGGAGGAGAGCGCAGCAGGCTCAGGCTGTGTGCTGGGAGAAGGAGCTGAGACTACAGCTGtgtgtcaggagacagagagccagGAGAGAGTTCCATCAGAAACAACTACAGCTACTGCAGCTATTgcccccag gtcaggTGCAGCAGTACCTCGGGGAGGTCGAGAGGCAGGCTGCAATACAGATCCAGAGGGTTTGGCGAGGCCACCGAGAGCGACGAAACTTCCAGCaacggagaaacacacacacacagcacagagctgCTGTTGTCCTGCAGAGAGca GTCCTTCGCTTTCTGAAGAGGCGGAGAGCTGAGAAAgcccctccttccttctcccctTGGATTGGTCCTCGGGGTTTGACTGACAGTCGGAGGGCGGAGctgaagagagag tCCTCTGTGGTGTCGCTAGAGGGCAGTAGGGAGCTCCATGCTCAGACCCAAGCCTTGCTGCTCCAGCATCTacaggggagagaggcagagctgagagaacacactcacacacacgcccTGCTGGCACAGATCAACACCGACCTGGAACTACTGCTGA ATGCCCCCTCACTCAGTGTCGCCACAGTAACCGACTGTGACGTGTTCAGGAGTCGCTCTGCCCCCGTAGCTGCCCGCGCCCGGCAATCCCACAATGCCTTGCTCCAGTCCGGTCGCCTGCCTTGGTGGAAGATGCTGGGAGATGGTGACATCACCTGTCCAGAATCAGAATCCGCCCACAAAGACCACCGGCTGGAGGCAGAGTTTAACTGTCTGTATTTAGGAGGAAGCTGA